In Hyphomicrobiales bacterium, the following are encoded in one genomic region:
- a CDS encoding thiamine phosphate synthase, with translation MPAPRNDSPDQRCAIDVFYPVLPDLEWLKRLVPLGVRTVQLRLKDAAPPEIERQIAGALELCDRHGATLIVNDYWREAIRFGARYLHLGQEDLVAADREAIRAAGLCLGISTHDRAELASALAVGPDYVALGPIYETRLKVMKWRPQGLERIAAWRDETRCPLVAIGGITLERADAVLAAGASSIAVVTDLVTAAEPEARTRAWLAWADTARTESRT, from the coding sequence ATGCCCGCCCCCCGCAACGACAGCCCGGACCAGCGCTGCGCGATCGACGTTTTCTATCCCGTCCTGCCCGACCTCGAGTGGCTGAAGCGCCTCGTTCCGCTCGGCGTGCGCACGGTGCAACTGCGCCTCAAGGACGCCGCGCCGCCCGAGATCGAGCGTCAGATCGCCGGTGCGCTCGAACTCTGCGACCGCCATGGCGCGACGCTCATCGTCAACGACTACTGGCGCGAGGCGATCCGATTCGGCGCTCGATACCTGCATCTCGGGCAGGAGGATCTCGTGGCCGCCGACCGCGAAGCGATCCGCGCCGCCGGCCTCTGTCTCGGCATCTCGACCCACGATCGCGCCGAACTGGCGAGCGCCCTCGCCGTCGGCCCCGATTACGTCGCCCTCGGGCCCATTTATGAAACGCGCCTCAAGGTCATGAAATGGCGCCCCCAGGGGCTCGAGAGGATTGCGGCCTGGCGCGATGAGACCCGCTGCCCGCTCGTCGCGATCGGTGGCATCACGCTGGAGCGCGCCGATGCGGTGCTCGCGGCTGGCGCCAGTTCGATCGCCGTCGTCACCGACCTCGTCACTGCCGCCGAGCCCGAGGCACGCACCCGCGCCTGGCTCGCCTGGGCCGACACGGCCCGCACGGAGAGCCGGACGTGA
- a CDS encoding CHAD domain-containing protein has protein sequence MSYSFAPDRTSTENARGMALAQIDRIEKAMTGDLPPAEIVHYARRRLKRVRASLALAASGFESGKVRAADRALRDLARDVAPLRDHDLVRAVSAGLRPLLVTCPEILPVLDAVDRSLAAHVAPADAIPNAASAIAGHRGTARTRRDVLPSPQAGLPATPTLDVERFARELARARRMIVDLPTADEDPEAPLRALVRIYRQARKSMATALGSGRSEDYHEWRKPAQRLARQLKLTAVFFDGRLNERQVETRLLARMLGEDHDLAVLQTWIAGNVGHALAPRERALIDGLVLGMQVVLRRDARTRGEALFDAPPAAFERLLRKLWSSRARERGVARSRSKD, from the coding sequence GTGAGCTATTCGTTCGCCCCCGATCGAACGTCGACAGAGAATGCCCGCGGCATGGCTCTCGCCCAGATCGACAGGATCGAGAAGGCGATGACGGGCGACCTGCCGCCCGCCGAGATCGTCCACTATGCCCGCCGGCGCCTGAAGCGCGTGCGCGCCTCGTTGGCGCTCGCGGCGAGCGGGTTCGAGTCGGGCAAGGTGCGCGCGGCCGACCGGGCTTTGCGGGACTTGGCGCGCGATGTGGCTCCGCTGCGCGACCACGATCTGGTGCGTGCGGTGTCGGCCGGGCTGCGCCCGTTGCTCGTAACGTGCCCTGAGATCCTGCCCGTTCTCGATGCGGTCGATCGATCGTTGGCGGCCCACGTGGCACCGGCTGACGCGATACCGAATGCGGCGTCCGCCATCGCGGGACATCGCGGAACAGCGCGCACGCGCCGGGATGTCCTGCCGTCACCGCAAGCAGGGCTCCCTGCCACACCGACGCTGGACGTCGAACGGTTCGCTCGCGAACTCGCTCGCGCCCGGCGCATGATCGTCGATTTGCCGACCGCCGACGAGGACCCCGAGGCGCCCCTGCGCGCCCTCGTTCGGATCTACCGACAGGCGCGCAAGAGCATGGCGACCGCCCTCGGGAGCGGCCGCAGCGAGGACTACCACGAGTGGCGCAAGCCCGCCCAACGTCTCGCCCGCCAGCTCAAGCTGACCGCCGTCTTTTTCGATGGCCGCCTGAACGAGCGTCAGGTCGAAACACGCCTCCTGGCGCGCATGCTCGGCGAGGACCATGACCTCGCCGTGCTGCAGACCTGGATTGCCGGAAACGTGGGACACGCACTCGCCCCACGCGAGAGGGCCCTGATCGACGGCCTCGTCCTCGGTATGCAGGTTGTGCTTCGCCGCGACGCGAGAACACGCGGCGAAGCCTTGTTCGATGCACCCCCCGCCGCGTTCGAGCGCTTGCTCCGCAAGCTCTGGTCGAGCCGCGCGCGCGAACGTGGCGTGGCCAGGAGCCGGTCGAAGGACTGA
- a CDS encoding polyphosphate kinase 2 family protein, with the protein MHDKIDIGEFRIRPGQKLTSGDLMTSWSGPPPFDALAGKKLKKHAREFLEQQRAELSDVQERLYASDTHSVLIVFQGRDAAGKDSAIKHIMSGVDPAGCQVVSFKAPSAEELDHNYLWRCWKAVPERGRIGIFNRSHYEEVLVVRVHPAILANQRLPERLVTEHIWQERYEDINAFERHLARNGTVIIKLFLNVSFAEQRNRFIERLTDPEKAWKFSARDVAERKHWDDYDVAICEMLAATSTEHAPWYVVPSDDQWVSRALAAHIITETLEGLRLERPQLSGEERAKMADSLKSLKAERV; encoded by the coding sequence ATGCACGACAAGATCGACATCGGCGAATTCCGTATCCGGCCGGGCCAGAAGCTCACGTCCGGCGACCTCATGACCAGCTGGTCCGGGCCTCCGCCGTTCGATGCACTTGCCGGCAAGAAGCTCAAGAAGCACGCACGCGAATTCCTCGAGCAGCAGCGCGCGGAGTTGTCCGACGTGCAGGAACGGCTCTATGCCAGTGACACCCATTCGGTGCTGATCGTGTTCCAGGGCCGTGACGCGGCCGGGAAAGACAGTGCGATCAAACACATCATGAGCGGCGTCGATCCGGCGGGCTGCCAGGTGGTGAGCTTCAAGGCACCCTCGGCCGAGGAACTGGACCACAATTACCTCTGGCGCTGCTGGAAGGCGGTGCCCGAGCGCGGTCGGATCGGTATCTTCAACCGCTCGCACTACGAGGAGGTGCTCGTGGTTCGGGTGCACCCGGCCATCCTCGCCAATCAGCGGTTGCCGGAACGCCTCGTCACGGAGCACATCTGGCAGGAGCGCTACGAGGACATCAACGCGTTCGAGCGCCATCTGGCGCGCAATGGCACCGTCATCATCAAGCTCTTCCTCAACGTCTCATTCGCGGAACAGCGCAACCGCTTCATCGAGCGGCTGACGGATCCGGAAAAGGCCTGGAAGTTCTCCGCCCGCGACGTCGCCGAGCGAAAGCATTGGGACGACTACGACGTTGCGATCTGCGAAATGCTCGCGGCGACCAGCACCGAGCACGCGCCCTGGTACGTGGTGCCATCCGACGACCAGTGGGTGTCGCGGGCGCTCGCGGCCCACATCATCACCGAGACACTCGAGGGTCTCCGACTGGAGCGCCCGCAGCTCTCGGGTGAGGAGCGCGCCAAGATGGCCGACAGCCTCAAGTCCCTCAAGGCGGAAAGGGTTTAG
- a CDS encoding patatin family protein: protein MVRLNSLTGPLRHVLALVSVLVVAGCAVSMARLTVPMELVGEATPVGLTHVRGWGDEVPAGIDRIAAQMVDQLRQSGVAASSSNANLSYLALSGGGSDGAFGAGLLVGWSAAGTRPEFTIVTGISTGALIAPFAYLGPAYDPVLRDIYTRYSTSELANPQFVNAVFGGVAVADNSKLAQLIAVYVTPAILSAVAHEHTRGRRLLIGTTNLDAQRPVIWDMGAIAASGHPSALDLFRKVLLASAAIPGVFPPVFIPVEAGGQRFEEMHVDGGTTQQVFFLPGHVNVRALDERFGLTAQHRLYIVRNSKLAPEWESVNATTFSIASRSISTLIKSQGLGDIIRIYDDAVASRIDFNLAAVPKEFDIEAREPFDRVYMTRLFELGHGLAARGYDWAKTPPRATRQR from the coding sequence ATGGTGCGTCTGAATTCCCTGACCGGGCCGCTGCGCCATGTCCTGGCGCTCGTCTCGGTGCTCGTCGTGGCCGGCTGCGCGGTCAGCATGGCGCGCCTGACGGTGCCGATGGAGCTGGTCGGCGAGGCGACGCCGGTCGGCCTCACGCACGTGCGCGGCTGGGGCGACGAGGTGCCGGCCGGCATCGATCGCATCGCAGCGCAGATGGTCGATCAGCTCCGCCAATCGGGCGTCGCTGCCTCTTCGTCGAACGCGAACTTGAGCTATCTTGCGCTGTCGGGCGGCGGCTCGGACGGTGCCTTCGGCGCCGGCCTTCTGGTCGGCTGGTCGGCCGCAGGCACGCGGCCCGAGTTCACCATCGTCACGGGCATCAGCACGGGCGCACTGATCGCGCCCTTCGCCTATCTCGGGCCGGCCTACGATCCCGTGCTGCGTGACATCTACACGCGTTATTCGACCTCCGAACTGGCGAACCCGCAGTTCGTCAACGCGGTGTTCGGAGGCGTCGCCGTTGCCGACAATTCCAAGCTCGCCCAGCTCATCGCGGTCTATGTGACACCTGCCATCCTGTCCGCGGTGGCTCACGAGCATACCCGGGGCCGGCGCCTCCTGATCGGCACCACCAACCTCGATGCCCAGCGCCCGGTGATCTGGGACATGGGAGCGATCGCCGCGAGCGGACACCCGAGCGCCCTCGACCTCTTCCGCAAGGTGCTGCTCGCCTCGGCGGCGATTCCGGGCGTCTTCCCGCCGGTCTTCATCCCGGTCGAGGCCGGCGGCCAACGCTTCGAGGAAATGCACGTCGACGGTGGAACGACCCAGCAGGTCTTCTTCCTGCCGGGACACGTCAACGTGCGCGCGCTCGACGAGCGCTTCGGCCTCACCGCGCAGCACCGGCTCTACATCGTCCGCAACAGCAAGCTGGCCCCGGAGTGGGAATCGGTGAACGCGACCACCTTCAGTATCGCGTCACGCTCGATCTCGACCCTCATCAAGAGCCAGGGCCTCGGCGACATCATCCGCATCTACGACGATGCCGTCGCCAGCCGCATCGACTTCAACCTCGCCGCGGTGCCGAAGGAGTTCGACATCGAGGCCCGCGAACCGTTCGACCGCGTCTACATGACGCGGCTGTTCGAGCTGGGCCATGGACTGGCCGCTCGCGGCTACGATTGGGCAAAGACACCGCCGCGCGCGACGCGGCAGCGCTGA
- a CDS encoding aminotransferase class III-fold pyridoxal phosphate-dependent enzyme yields MGLPSALSSLRKATNPSEWAGPARRVDAEGQPMQRKEAMQHNDNLALRAAAAAEAFVEHNPTSAQWHERAARAMPGGNTRTVLHYDPFPLRLVAGHGALLEDADGHRYADYLGEYSAGLYGHRHPLLQAAAMEAIAEGLTRGGPNPQEVELSELVVARFPAIEAVRFTNSGTEANLLAIGAARNFTGRDHVLGVAGGYHGGVLYFGDPKSPLNAPFPLVLGVYNDLEATIAAARGKEDRIAAIIVEPMMGSGGGIVADRAYLAGLQAFAERIGALLILDEVMTSRMGPGGLHGELGLTPDLVTLGKYLGGGFSFGAFGGRADVMRPFDPFGANPLRHAGTFNNNVASMAAGLTGLRDVFTPEVARRLMADGEDLRARLNGIARARGLPAQFTGVGSIMCVHFHDRVIRSPADASEGHPDVRRLFHLEMLARGQYMARRGFMSLSLALEPEHHDAFARAVDEVLAQHGDVLFDG; encoded by the coding sequence ATGGGGCTTCCGTCTGCTCTATCGTCCTTGCGAAAGGCGACCAATCCGTCCGAGTGGGCCGGTCCTGCGCGCCGGGTCGATGCCGAGGGGCAACCAATGCAACGCAAAGAGGCCATGCAACACAACGACAATCTCGCCCTTCGGGCGGCGGCGGCGGCGGAGGCATTCGTCGAGCACAATCCAACGAGCGCTCAGTGGCACGAGCGGGCGGCCCGCGCCATGCCCGGCGGCAATACGCGCACCGTTCTGCACTACGATCCGTTTCCGCTGCGCCTCGTGGCCGGTCACGGCGCACTGCTGGAGGACGCCGACGGGCACCGCTATGCCGACTATCTCGGCGAGTATTCGGCCGGACTCTACGGTCACCGGCACCCGCTTCTCCAGGCCGCTGCCATGGAGGCGATCGCCGAGGGGCTGACGCGCGGTGGACCCAACCCGCAAGAGGTCGAGCTGTCGGAGCTGGTCGTCGCGCGCTTTCCAGCGATCGAGGCAGTGCGGTTCACCAATTCCGGGACCGAGGCGAACCTCCTGGCGATCGGGGCGGCGCGCAATTTCACCGGCCGTGATCACGTGCTCGGCGTGGCTGGCGGCTATCATGGTGGCGTTCTCTACTTCGGCGATCCGAAAAGTCCGCTCAACGCACCCTTCCCGCTCGTCCTCGGCGTCTACAACGATCTCGAGGCGACGATCGCGGCGGCGCGTGGCAAGGAGGACCGGATCGCGGCCATCATCGTCGAGCCGATGATGGGGTCGGGGGGCGGCATCGTCGCCGATCGTGCCTATCTCGCAGGCCTCCAGGCCTTCGCCGAGCGGATCGGTGCGCTGCTGATCCTCGATGAAGTGATGACCTCTCGCATGGGGCCGGGCGGGCTGCACGGCGAACTCGGCCTCACGCCCGATCTCGTGACGCTCGGCAAGTATCTCGGCGGCGGCTTTTCCTTCGGCGCTTTCGGCGGGCGGGCAGACGTGATGCGCCCGTTCGATCCGTTCGGGGCCAACCCGTTGCGCCATGCCGGTACCTTCAACAACAACGTCGCCTCGATGGCGGCCGGGCTCACGGGCCTGCGCGATGTCTTCACGCCGGAGGTCGCCCGCCGGCTCATGGCCGACGGGGAGGACCTGCGCGCGCGGCTCAACGGCATCGCCCGGGCGCGCGGGCTGCCGGCGCAGTTCACCGGGGTCGGCAGCATCATGTGCGTCCATTTCCACGACCGTGTGATCCGATCGCCGGCCGATGCGTCCGAAGGCCATCCGGATGTCCGCCGCCTCTTCCACCTCGAGATGCTCGCGCGCGGGCAGTACATGGCGCGGCGCGGATTCATGAGCCTCTCGCTCGCGCTCGAGCCGGAGCATCACGATGCCTTCGCCAGGGCCGTCGACGAGGTGCTCGCGCAGCATGGGGACGTGCTGTTCGATGGATGA
- a CDS encoding FAD-binding protein produces MASLRCIGCPSASTRRAGPAHSDGLVAFRKDDRADGSPMEQHLASPTSELADRYDVVIVGSGYGASVAALRYAEAGHSVAVLERGREHPTGSFPQGLSDLRRELQITSASGRSGRPDALFDMRLGRDMHVLVGCGLGGGSLVNAGVALRPDPRVFADPAWPVEIGDLDRLDEGYARARHWLRPATDPAAPDTRKLAALREASGALGVPPAPAEVVVSFSETTNPAGLRQPACTRCGDCCSGCNVGAKNTLALTYLPAARAAGARLFEHARVSHLTRTQGRWLVHVELADGPDTSIRRTRAIAAERVVLGAGSLGTTEILLRSAANGLALSSRLGQRFSANGDIIAFGMANREPVGAIGIGHPAKPGTTPVGAAVTGQIMLRDPGDLEREMTIQEGVLPSALAPVLPVFFLPGGRLLGAAAALLKGVYKGPLAHLSTYFVVGHDSAAGQLRLESDRLSLVWPGVGEEPVQHRVDANLTALVEAGGGRYVKSPLAMTTVGSTPATAHPLGGAGMGADVRSGVVDHLGRVFDAAPGNADTNVHDGLFVLDGALIPRSLGCNPLLTITALAERALLAIRRN; encoded by the coding sequence ATGGCCTCTTTGCGTTGCATTGGTTGCCCCTCGGCATCGACCCGGCGCGCAGGACCGGCCCACTCGGACGGATTGGTCGCCTTTCGCAAGGACGATAGAGCAGACGGAAGCCCCATGGAACAGCACCTCGCATCACCGACGTCCGAACTCGCCGACCGCTACGATGTGGTGATCGTCGGCTCGGGCTACGGCGCGAGCGTCGCGGCGCTACGCTACGCCGAGGCCGGCCACTCGGTCGCCGTTCTGGAGCGCGGGCGCGAGCATCCGACGGGCAGCTTCCCACAAGGCCTTTCGGACCTTCGCCGCGAATTGCAGATCACGAGCGCTTCGGGCCGCTCCGGCCGACCCGATGCGCTGTTCGACATGCGGCTCGGCCGCGACATGCACGTCCTCGTCGGCTGTGGCCTCGGCGGCGGCTCGCTGGTCAATGCCGGCGTCGCGCTGCGCCCGGACCCGCGCGTCTTCGCCGACCCCGCATGGCCGGTGGAGATCGGCGATCTCGATCGCCTCGATGAAGGCTATGCGCGGGCCCGCCACTGGCTTCGACCCGCGACGGACCCCGCCGCTCCCGACACGCGCAAGCTCGCCGCGCTGCGCGAGGCCTCAGGCGCCCTCGGCGTGCCGCCGGCCCCGGCCGAGGTCGTGGTGAGCTTTTCGGAGACGACGAACCCGGCGGGCCTGCGCCAGCCCGCTTGCACGCGCTGCGGCGACTGCTGTTCGGGCTGCAACGTCGGCGCCAAGAACACCCTGGCGCTGACCTATCTGCCGGCTGCCCGGGCCGCCGGTGCCCGGCTCTTCGAGCACGCGCGAGTCTCGCACCTCACCCGAACGCAAGGCCGCTGGCTCGTGCACGTCGAACTGGCGGACGGGCCCGACACCTCCATCCGCCGCACGCGCGCCATCGCGGCAGAGCGCGTCGTCCTTGGCGCCGGATCACTCGGCACGACCGAGATCCTGCTCCGTTCGGCGGCGAACGGCCTCGCCCTCTCGTCCCGCCTCGGGCAACGCTTTTCAGCCAATGGTGACATCATCGCCTTCGGCATGGCGAACCGCGAACCGGTTGGCGCGATCGGCATCGGCCATCCCGCCAAGCCCGGCACGACGCCGGTCGGCGCCGCCGTCACCGGCCAGATCATGCTACGCGATCCGGGCGATCTCGAGCGTGAGATGACCATTCAGGAAGGCGTCCTGCCCAGCGCGCTGGCACCGGTGCTGCCCGTATTCTTCCTGCCCGGCGGACGCCTACTCGGTGCCGCCGCCGCCCTCCTCAAGGGCGTCTACAAGGGACCGCTCGCGCATCTTTCGACCTACTTCGTCGTCGGCCACGACAGCGCGGCCGGCCAACTCCGCCTCGAATCGGATCGGCTCTCGCTCGTCTGGCCGGGGGTTGGCGAGGAGCCCGTCCAGCACCGCGTCGACGCCAACCTGACCGCCCTCGTCGAGGCCGGTGGCGGGCGCTACGTCAAGAGCCCTCTCGCCATGACCACGGTCGGCTCGACGCCTGCCACGGCCCACCCGCTCGGTGGCGCCGGCATGGGCGCCGATGTCCGCTCCGGTGTCGTCGACCATCTCGGTCGTGTCTTCGATGCGGCGCCCGGCAACGCCGATACCAACGTGCACGACGGCCTCTTCGTCCTCGATGGCGCCCTGATCCCGCGCTCGCTCGGCTGCAATCCGCTGTTGACCATCACCGCGCTGGCCGAGCGCGCCCTCCTCGCGATCAGGCGAAACTGA
- a CDS encoding EamA family transporter — translation MPIADTIAIFFVEPLLLTLLSALLLKEHIGWRRIAAVLIGFCGALLVIQPKFHEAGLVVLYPLGAALAFSLYMILTRIMAANVNPLVMQFMAGIFGFLTMSIGLAIGTFLGIAALTFAWPSSSSWGLLALLGVIATLTHILVVLAVKFAPASVVAPFQYLEIISATLLGYIFFSDFPTPMTWLGITIIVASGIYVIYREHVIARRENARPVIVAPPPPIVAAPSRTRA, via the coding sequence ATGCCGATCGCCGACACCATCGCGATCTTCTTCGTCGAACCGCTCTTGCTGACGCTGCTCTCGGCGCTCCTCCTCAAGGAGCACATCGGCTGGCGCCGGATTGCGGCCGTGTTGATTGGCTTTTGCGGTGCGCTCCTGGTCATTCAGCCGAAATTTCACGAGGCCGGCCTCGTGGTGCTCTACCCGCTCGGCGCCGCGCTCGCCTTCAGCCTCTACATGATCCTGACCCGCATCATGGCCGCCAACGTCAACCCACTCGTCATGCAGTTCATGGCAGGCATCTTCGGCTTCCTGACGATGTCGATCGGCCTCGCGATCGGTACCTTCCTGGGTATCGCGGCCCTCACCTTCGCCTGGCCGTCCTCGTCCTCGTGGGGCCTCCTCGCCCTGCTCGGCGTCATCGCGACGTTGACCCACATTCTCGTCGTCCTGGCGGTGAAATTCGCGCCGGCGAGCGTCGTTGCTCCCTTCCAGTACCTCGAGATCATCAGTGCGACGCTGCTCGGCTACATTTTCTTCAGCGACTTCCCGACGCCGATGACATGGCTCGGGATCACCATCATCGTCGCCTCCGGTATCTATGTGATCTACCGCGAGCACGTGATCGCCCGGCGCGAGAATGCCCGCCCGGTGATCGTCGCACCGCCGCCACCGATCGTCGCAGCCCCCTCGCGGACGCGCGCATGA